The genomic stretch AGGGAATGGGGCCGCGTGTCAAACGGATCGGGACGCGCGCGTCGCGATTGCTGCCGAGGGCTGGAGGCCGATCTCCATCGAGTCCGCGAGCATTCGCCGCCATGGCGAGGCTGCGTGCAAGATGCGCCTGACCAGCGACGAGCTGATCATCCAGCTGCTGGACAGTGGTCCGGACGGGCGCAGCCGAATTGAAGACCAGGATCGACCGCAACGCGTCGCGCTCCCAGTGCAACGCGTGGTCGACACGGTTCTGGGCTTCCGCCCATCCGCGAGCGACGTCGGCGCTGGACGTGAGATCACGTTGCGCCGTCCGGAGCGCATGGCCAACGCGGGCCGCGCCGTTGGCCGCCGTGAGATGTGCGAGGTCGATGGCCTGCTCCGGCTGCAGGTTGGCCAGGTACCAGGCAGCTCCGGCGGCGATGATCTCACTCCGCTCGAGCTCCACCGGATCGACCTTGTCCGGCGTATCCTCGGATGTATGGTGCGTGTAGTCGGGCGAGTGGTTCACCATCATTCCGGGAATCTTCCGATCGATGAACATGTTGTGATCGCTACCGCCGCTGTACGGCGTAACCCGATAGTTGAACGCCGATTGACTGCCGCGCGGTGTGCGAACGTCCATTTCGTCGACCATCTGCGCCATGTTTTCGACCACGTCATTGAGCGCACTGGGAATCGATGACGGTGTGCGGGTCAATGTCATCTTGGAGTGCAGCAGCTCGAGCTTCTCCCCCACCATGTCCAGGTTGAGATTGGCGAGGAACCTGCCACCCAGTTCCGGCCCGCGGAGTTCCTCGTGCGCATCCACGTAGGCCATCATTCCATAGTACTCGGGAATCCAGATGAAGCGGATGGAGCGCTGCGGCTGCGGCAGCCGCCGCGATCCGATCAGCTCGCTGAACGAACGCGCCATATCCAGCAGCGCTGCCGAGCCGGAGGCGTTGTCGTTCGCGGACTCCTTCGGATGGTCGAGGTGAGCACTGAGGACGATCTCCTCGCCTGCAGCGCCGCTGCCGCGCACGTGCGCCACAACGACGTCCATTTCGAATGGCTCGAGGCCGGGTCCGTCGACGCGCGCGTCCAGCACGACTCGCTGACCGGATTCGAGAAGCTTCCGCAGCCTGGTGCCCTGCCGGTTCGTGAGGTTGAACCCGAACCTG from Longimicrobiales bacterium encodes the following:
- a CDS encoding DUF4910 domain-containing protein, producing MRLRGIISVVAVLVMATAHPLSAQTGGSLLDDRTRDLLHETLSGERAKDHVIQITRHHRIQGSRGYRDAAQYVLSELRKAGFSEADAYIESFPSDGRIHYQGWQSPSGWHIESAELRMTEPYDERIVGYPEVGMSVVTYSNAGHVQAELVWVGAGTGDSDYENRDVSGKIVLCTGNGGQVHRLAVLKYGASAVVCYLDDDRAQEYPDMLAYTGMWPNTHELENVRFGFNLTNRQGTRLRKLLESGQRVVLDARVDGPGLEPFEMDVVVAHVRGSGAAGEEIVLSAHLDHPKESANDNASGSAALLDMARSFSELIGSRRLPQPQRSIRFIWIPEYYGMMAYVDAHEELRGPELGGRFLANLNLDMVGEKLELLHSKMTLTRTPSSIPSALNDVVENMAQMVDEMDVRTPRGSQSAFNYRVTPYSGGSDHNMFIDRKIPGMMVNHSPDYTHHTSEDTPDKVDPVELERSEIIAAGAAWYLANLQPEQAIDLAHLTAANGAARVGHALRTAQRDLTSSADVARGWAEAQNRVDHALHWERDALRSILVFNSAAPVRTTVQQLDDQLVAGQAHLARSLAMAANARGLDGDRPPALGSNRDARVPIRLTRGPIP